A genomic region of Ursus arctos isolate Adak ecotype North America unplaced genomic scaffold, UrsArc2.0 scaffold_8, whole genome shotgun sequence contains the following coding sequences:
- the CRIPT gene encoding cysteine-rich PDZ-binding protein codes for MVCEKCEKKLGTVITPDTWKDGARNTTESGGRKLNENKALTSKKARFDPYGKNKFSTCRICKSSVHQPGSHYCQGCAYKKGICAMCGKKVLDTKNYKQTSV; via the exons GTGAAAAGAAACTTGGTACTGTTATCACTCCAGACACATGGAAAGACGGTGCAAGGAACACCACAG AAAGTGGCGGAAGAAAGCTGAATGAAAATAAAGCTTTGACTTCAAAAAAAGCAAG ATTTGATCCATATGGAAAGAATAAGTTCTCCACTTGCAGAATTTGTAAAAGTTCTGTGCACCAACCGGGTTCTCATTACTGTCAGGGCTGTGCCTACAAAAAGG gcaTCTGTGCAATGTGTGGAAAAAAGGTTTTGGATACCAAAAACTACAAGCAAACATCGGTGTAG